One window of the Lytechinus pictus isolate F3 Inbred chromosome 5, Lp3.0, whole genome shotgun sequence genome contains the following:
- the LOC129261936 gene encoding perilipin-2-like yields MQPELENQTTGEGEDCGTQVNVINRMAALPVVSSTLSQVTNAYNWSKDKNSLVKYTLEMAESTVAMAASTAQPVVNRLEGPISAVNEYANQQMDKLEEKVPVITESPERMMMNLQDGTKKMIENTKKASSDRINNLLLTRLGKALTTGVDIALLLSEFAVDYYLPEENTANNGEVQVPHQALAAAGVELEDHIPEDKPLVATVQRASRVSNKVRRRVLSKAMRNIRYAQKRSQETLEKLYFTVDLNKEQKTLAIVHNLAGRLQVLSGNIAGCVLLFPKSLRTKVEEGRELADALYNSLEEVQMIRDIPINVFVTAKLQLNKMSDISMSFAYFLVSLRPIQWMLSDRESNRRYENPPDDEDSKNHNGAVGNDDQRPCQTSNTLSDNKVKDGDIHSDIDGDLNDTIDKDVVDGDFDRGKRDDHESSIGSPLSDGESSKCYEHPPDDEDSKSHHGAIGDDDRRPSQTSSTSSNVKNGDILSDIDGDLNDTIDKEVVGDVDGDFDRGKIDDHEPSNGSTVGSTNQPNRKSSKKKAGVKNIFKKKKR; encoded by the exons ATGCAGCCAGAACTTGAGAACCAAACTACAGGAGAGGGTGAAGACTGTGGCACTCAGGTTAATGTCATCAATCGTATGGCTGCACTCCCTGTTGTCAGTTCAACCTTGTCCCAAGTGACCAATGCTTACAACTGGAGTAAGGACAAGAATAGTCTGGTCAAGTATACTCTGGAGATGGCCGAAAGTACTGTAGCCATGGCTGCTAGCACTGCCCAGCCGGTGGTCAATAGACTTGAAGGACCAA ttTCTGCTGTTAATGAATATGCTAACCAGCAGATGGATAAACTTGAAGAGAAGGTCCCAGTCATCACTGAATCACCAGAGAGG ATGATGATGAATCTCCAGGATGGCACTAAGAAGATGattgaaaatacaaagaaaGCTAGTTCAGATAGAATCAATAACCTTCTACTTACCAGACTAGGGAAGGCACTGACCACTGGTGTGGACATTGCTCTTCTGCTTTCTGAGTTTGCTGTGGACTACTACCTTCCTGAAGAAAACA CCGCTAATAACGGTGAGGTGCAGGTCCCACACCAAGCTTTAGCTGCTGCTGGAGTTGAACTTGAAGACCATATCCCTGAGGATAAGCCCCTTGTGGCGACTGTCCAGCGAGCAAGCCGTGTGTCCAACAAGGTCAGACGTCGTGTTCTTAGCAAGGCCATGCGTAATATCCGTTATGCTCAAAAGCGTAGTCAGGAGACGCTTGAGAAACTGTACTTTACTGTAGACTTG AATAAAGAACAGAAGACCTTGGCCATTGTTCATAATCTTGCTGGTCGTCTACAAGTCTTGAGTGGTAATATTGCAGGCTGTGTTCTTCTTTTTCCCAAGAGTCTACGTACTAAGGTAGAGGAAGGTCGTGAGCTTGCTGATGCCCTTTATAACTCACTGGAAGAG GTGCAGATGATTCGTGATATACCAATCAATGTCTTTGTCACTGCTAAACTGCAATTGAACAAGATGTCTGATATCTCCATGTCTTTTGCTTATTTCTTGGTATCTTTGAGGCCTATTCAGTGGATG CTATCAGACAGAGAATCAAACAGGCGCTACGAAAATCCACCTGATGACGAAGATTCTAAAAACCATAACGGAGCAGTTGGGAATGACGATCAACGTCCATGTCAAACTAGTAACACCTTGAGTGATAATAAAGTCAAGGATGGTGATATCCACTCTGACATCGACGGTGATCTCAATGATACTATTGATAAGGATGTTGTTGATGGAGACTTTGACAGAGGCAAAAGAGATGATCACGAGTCTTCAATCGGATCACCG CTATCAGACGGAGAATCAAGCAAGTGCTACGAGCATCCACCTGATGACGAAGATTCTAAAAGCCATCACGGAGCAATTGGGGATGACGATCGACGACCAAGTCAAACCAGTAGCACCTCGAGTAATGTAAAGAATGGTGATATCCTCTCTGACATCGACGGTGATCTCAATGATACTATTGATAAGGAGGTTGTTGGCGATGTTGATGGAGACTTTGACCGAGGCAAAATAGATGATCACGAGCCTTCGAACGGATCAACGGTTGGTTCTACGAATCAACCGAATAGAAAAAGTTCTAAGAAAAAAGCGggagtgaaaaatattttcaaaaagaaaaaaagataa